One segment of Streptomyces sp. NBC_01463 DNA contains the following:
- a CDS encoding helix-turn-helix domain-containing protein yields MEKSYLVLGALPVDGDWIGASEVARNTGLPKSTVHRLLGVLADLRLADRQAAGYRLGPRMLNLARQASGGRALALRDLLLPHLLDLFQATGLAVHLGVEHEHGVLCLEHLHGHRGLPLPIRTGSVLPRHTTAMGKVLAAHSDETGDELPARLRAELARIRRDGIAVNLGGPTRNVTSLAIPVWDSARTVAAVIAVAGPSHTVDVQAASRQLRRAAHAAARELAAGGVIGPVCR; encoded by the coding sequence GTGGAGAAGTCCTACCTCGTCCTCGGCGCGCTCCCCGTGGACGGCGACTGGATCGGCGCGTCGGAGGTGGCGCGGAACACCGGGCTGCCGAAGTCGACGGTGCACCGGCTCCTCGGCGTCCTGGCCGACCTACGGCTCGCGGACCGGCAGGCCGCCGGATACCGGCTCGGCCCGCGCATGCTGAACCTCGCCCGTCAGGCGTCCGGCGGCCGGGCCCTGGCACTCAGAGACCTCCTGCTGCCGCATCTCCTCGACCTCTTCCAGGCCACCGGGCTCGCCGTCCACCTCGGAGTGGAGCACGAACACGGGGTGCTCTGCCTCGAACACCTGCACGGGCACCGGGGGTTGCCGCTCCCGATCAGGACCGGCTCGGTGCTCCCGCGCCACACGACGGCGATGGGCAAGGTCCTGGCCGCCCACTCGGACGAGACCGGTGACGAGCTGCCCGCGCGGCTGCGCGCCGAACTGGCACGCATACGACGCGACGGGATCGCCGTCAATCTCGGCGGCCCCACCCGGAACGTGACCAGTCTCGCCATCCCGGTCTGGGACTCCGCGCGCACCGTGGCCGCGGTCATCGCCGTCGCCGGTCCCTCGCACACCGTCGACGTGCAGGCGGCTTCGCGCCAGCTCCGCCGGGCCGCGCACGCCGCGGCCCGGGAGCTGGCGGCCGGTGGGGTCATCGGTCCCGTCTGCCGGTAA
- a CDS encoding polyprenyl synthetase family protein, producing MADQMRLTGPALPDALESLERCRDLVQPALHDAVGRLHPSVGRMASFAFGWCDVDGVRRGGGGGKGLRPALAVLCAEAVGGSAADAVAGAVAVELVHAFSLVHDDIIDGDERRRHQDTLWKAFGVGPAVLAGDALLALALGTIGSTAEGATAMLSAALVELVEGQAADISFEGRPWAGPHAVTVDEYTTMAADKTGSLLACAAGLGALLGGGGSDAAAAMSTAGRHLGLAFQAIDDLLGIWGDPSVTGKPVFSDLRRRKKSLPVVFAATVENGTHAELLGRLLDTAPDAPERDLDLRRAADLIARAGGRTFGAEQSDGHLRQALEVIGATAVDLTAAAELTGLARFVADRSH from the coding sequence ATGGCGGATCAGATGCGCCTGACGGGGCCAGCCCTGCCTGACGCGCTGGAGTCCCTGGAGAGATGCCGCGACCTCGTGCAGCCCGCACTGCACGACGCGGTCGGCCGGTTGCACCCGAGCGTGGGGCGGATGGCGTCGTTCGCGTTCGGCTGGTGCGACGTCGACGGTGTGCGCCGGGGCGGGGGCGGTGGCAAGGGGCTGCGGCCCGCCCTCGCGGTGCTCTGTGCCGAGGCCGTCGGAGGATCCGCCGCGGACGCGGTGGCCGGGGCGGTCGCGGTCGAACTCGTGCACGCCTTCTCGCTGGTGCACGACGACATCATCGACGGCGACGAGCGCAGACGGCACCAGGACACCTTGTGGAAGGCGTTCGGTGTGGGGCCCGCGGTCCTGGCGGGCGACGCACTGCTGGCACTCGCCCTCGGCACCATCGGGTCCACGGCCGAGGGCGCGACGGCCATGCTGTCCGCCGCGCTGGTCGAACTGGTCGAGGGGCAGGCGGCCGACATCTCCTTCGAGGGCCGCCCGTGGGCGGGCCCGCACGCGGTGACCGTGGACGAGTACACCACGATGGCCGCCGACAAGACCGGGTCCCTGCTCGCCTGCGCCGCCGGACTCGGCGCCCTGCTCGGCGGCGGCGGATCCGATGCCGCCGCCGCGATGTCCACGGCGGGCAGGCACCTGGGCCTGGCCTTCCAGGCGATCGACGATCTGCTCGGCATCTGGGGCGACCCTTCGGTCACCGGGAAGCCGGTCTTCAGCGATCTGCGGCGGCGCAAGAAGTCGCTGCCGGTGGTCTTCGCGGCCACCGTCGAGAACGGGACACACGCGGAACTCCTCGGGCGCCTCCTGGACACCGCGCCCGACGCACCGGAGCGGGACCTCGACCTGCGGCGTGCCGCCGACCTGATCGCCCGCGCCGGCGGCCGGACCTTCGGCGCGGAGCAGTCCGACGGGCATCTGCGACAGGCCCTGGAGGTCATCGGGGCCACGGCAGTGGACCTCACCGCCGCGGCCGAACTGACGGGCCTGGCACGGTTCGTCGCCGACCGCTCGCACTGA